A region from the Mustela erminea isolate mMusErm1 chromosome 10, mMusErm1.Pri, whole genome shotgun sequence genome encodes:
- the SPRR4 gene encoding LOW QUALITY PROTEIN: small proline-rich protein 4 (The sequence of the model RefSeq protein was modified relative to this genomic sequence to represent the inferred CDS: substituted 1 base at 1 genomic stop codon) produces the protein MSSXWQQLRQGLPWKAQQQQQVKQPCQSPAIRCQETRAPQTKDPCALQPKKQCPSKGTAILTQHKCPVAQQAPKNKQK, from the coding sequence ATGTCTTCTTAGTGGCAGCAGCTGAGGCAAGGCCTGCCCTGGAaggcccagcagcagcagcaggtgaAGCAGCCCTGTCAGTCACCTGCTATCAGATGTCAAGAAACACGTGCACCACAAACCAAGGATCCATGTGCTCTGCAGCCCAAGAAACAATGCCCATCCAAGGGCACAGCGATCCTCACCCAGCACAAGTGTCCTGTGGCCCAGCAAGCCCCCAAGAATAAACAGAAGTAA
- the LOC116567636 gene encoding heterogeneous nuclear ribonucleoprotein D-like, which yields MEDMSEYSNIEEFAEGSKINASKNQQDDGKMFIGGLSWDTSKKDLTEYLSRFGEVVDCTIKTDPVTGRSRGIGFVLFKDAASVDKVLELKEHKLDGKLIDPKRAKALKGKEPPKKVFVGGLSPDTSEEQIKEYFGAFGEIENIELPMDTKTNERRGFCFITYTDEEPVKKLLESRYHQIGSGKCEIKVAQPKEVYRQQQQQQKGGRGAAAGGRGGTRGRGRGQGQNWNQGFNNYYDQGYGNYNSAYGGDQNYSGYGGYDYTGYNYGNYGYGQGYADYSGQQSTYGKASRGGGNHQNNYQPY from the coding sequence ATGGAGGACATGAGCGAGTACAGCAACATAGAGGAGTTCGCAGAGGGATCCAAGATCAACGCGAGCAAGAACCAGCAGGATGACGGTAAAATGTTTATTGGAGGCTTGAGCTGGGACACGAGCAAGAAGGATCTGACCGAGTATCTGTCCCGGTTTGGGGAAGTGGTGGACTGTACGATTAAGACGGACCCGGTGACCGGAAGATCGAGAGGAATCGGATTCGTGCTTTTCAAAGATGCGGCTAGTGTGGACAAGGTGTTGGAACTGAAGGAACACAAACTGGATGGCAAATTGATAGACCCCAAAAGGGCCAAAGCTTTAAAAGGGAAAGAACCGCCCAAAAAGGTGTTTGTGGGTGGATTGAGCCCAGATACTTCggaagaacaaattaaagaatattttggagCCTTTGGAGAGATTGAAAATATTGAACTTCCCatggatacaaaaacaaatgaaagaagaggattTTGTTTTATCACATATACAGATGAAGAGCCAgtaaagaaattattagaaagcAGATATCATCAAATCGGTTCTGGGAAGTGTGAAATCAAAGTTGCACAACCCAAAGAGGTATACaggcagcaacagcagcaacaaaaaggaggaagaggtgcTGCAGCTGGTGGACGAGGTGGCACTAGGGGTCGTGGACGAGGTCAGGGCCAAAACTGGAACCAAGGATTTAATAACTATTATGATCAAGGATATGGAAATTACAATAGTGCCTATGGTGGTGATCAAAACTATAGTGGCTATGGCGGCTATGATTATACTGGGTATAACTATGGGAACTATGGATATGGACAGGGATATGCAGACTACAGTGGCCAACAGAGCACTTACGGCAAGGCATCTCGAGGGGGTGGCAATCACCAAAACAATTACCAGCCATACTAA
- the LOC116567266 gene encoding cornifin-like has protein sequence MSSHQQKQPCTPPPQPQQQQVKQPCQPPPQEPCAPKTKEPCHTKVPEPSHTKAPEPCHTKVPEPCHPKAPEPCHPKVPEPCHPSVPEPCPSTVTPAPAQQKTKQK, from the coding sequence ATGAGTTCCCACCAGCAGAAGCAGCCCtgtacccctcccccacagcctcaGCAGCAGCAGGTGAAACAGCCCTGCCAGCCTCCACCCCAGGAACCATGTGCCCCCAAAACCAAGGAGCCCTGCCACACCAAGGTTCCAGAGCCCAGCCACACCAAGGCTCCAGAGCCCTGCCACACCAAGGTTCCAGAGCCCTGCCACCCCAAGGCTCCAGAGCCCTGCCATCCCAAAGTTCCTGAACCCTGCCATCCCAGTGTTCCTGAGCCATGTCCCTCAACGGTCACTCCAGCACCAGCTCAGCAGAAGACCAAGCAGAAGTAA